The Flavobacterium commune genome contains the following window.
CCATACCATAAAACCACTTTAGTATTTAAAATAGAAATCATGAAGAAAAGTCGAAATTCCATTTTTGTTGGTTTGACACTGCTGTTACAGTGTTTGTCATTGAGTGCACAAAATCATCGTTATGTCGATCCTATGATTGGTTCAGAAGGATTGGGAAATGTTTTTGTAGGGCCGTCATGTCCTTACGGAATGATTAAACCAGGTCCTGATAATGACTTAAACGCTAATAGTGGTTTCACGACAGATTTAAATAAACCTATTTATGGTTTTAGCCAGGTTCATGTAAGTGGTACCGGAGGTGGAGCTAAATATGGTAATGTTTCTATCATGCCAATTTCGGGCGATTTTGAAACTATCAAACAGGAATCTTTACGCGAAAACGAAAAGGTAGCCTTAGGATATTATGGCGCTTTATTGAAAAAATGGAATATTCAAACTGAAATTACAACTTCTGACAGAGCTGCTTTTTATCGATTTATTTTTAATTCGAATGCTAAAAATGCAATTAAAATTGATTTAGGAAGATATTTGGACGAGTCCATTATTCCTGACGGAAGAGAAGCACAGCAATTTGTAGGTTCTCAGGTAGAAGTGATTTCGGATACTGAAGTTCGTGGTTACACTAAAGTTCGTGGTGGTTGGAACAACGGAGCTACTTATACCGTTTATTTTTCTGCGGTATTCGATCAGCCATTTACTAATTTCTCTACCTGGAAAGGCGAAAAGTTTTTTCCTAATGAAAAAAATCAGGTGGATAACGGAAAGAAAACAGGTGCTATGTTGCTTTTCGAAAAATTAGCGAATAAGACCGTGAACATGAAAATCGGAATTTCTTTCATCAGTTCATTGAAAGCCAGAGAAAATATCGATAACGAAATTCCGCATTGGGATTTTAATAAAGAATTGGCCGAAACCCAACAGAAATGGGAGGATTTATTAAAAAGGGTTGAGGTTGAAAAAGAAGCTTCGGTAGAAAAGAAAACCATGTTTTACACAGGATTGTATCACACGATGTTGATGCCTGTGGATCGTACAGGAGAAAATCCGTTATGGGAAAATGATTCGCCTTATTATGATGATTTTTACGCTATTTGGGATACCTATCGTTCTTCTAGCCCATTAATTACACTTTTAGATCCTAAACGAGAAATTGATATTGTCAATGCGATGTTGCAAATCTACAAACGCGACGGTTATTTGCCAGAAGCCAGAAGCGGAAATTCAAATGGACGAACTCAGGGAGGTTCAAACGCTGAGGTAGTAATTGCTGATGCTTTTGTAAAAGGATTGGAAGGCATCAATTACAAATTAGGTTTGGAAGCAATGATGAAAGACGCCATGTTTCCTCCAGGTGGAAATGAAGAAAAAGAGGGGCGTGGCGGATTAGTAGATTACAATAGATTAGGATATGTGTC
Protein-coding sequences here:
- a CDS encoding GH92 family glycosyl hydrolase, translated to MKKSRNSIFVGLTLLLQCLSLSAQNHRYVDPMIGSEGLGNVFVGPSCPYGMIKPGPDNDLNANSGFTTDLNKPIYGFSQVHVSGTGGGAKYGNVSIMPISGDFETIKQESLRENEKVALGYYGALLKKWNIQTEITTSDRAAFYRFIFNSNAKNAIKIDLGRYLDESIIPDGREAQQFVGSQVEVISDTEVRGYTKVRGGWNNGATYTVYFSAVFDQPFTNFSTWKGEKFFPNEKNQVDNGKKTGAMLLFEKLANKTVNMKIGISFISSLKARENIDNEIPHWDFNKELAETQQKWEDLLKRVEVEKEASVEKKTMFYTGLYHTMLMPVDRTGENPLWENDSPYYDDFYAIWDTYRSSSPLITLLDPKREIDIVNAMLQIYKRDGYLPEARSGNSNGRTQGGSNAEVVIADAFVKGLEGINYKLGLEAMMKDAMFPPGGNEEKEGRGGLVDYNRLGYVSTDYVRSGNRTLEYSYNDYCLAIVAKGTKRKGEYWRFIKQADNWQNLWRDIEDNGSRGFIMPKDSNRKWVDSIQCAATNGKISYVPYTPLAQDWPNCVCWWCGVFYEASSWEYSLSVPHDVAMLIKKTGGNEAFKKRLNTLFDKGFYNVANEPSFLSPNLYHWIGRPDLSNDRIHQIIDKNYNSSRSGIPGNDDSGAMSSWLAFHMMGLYPNAGQSYYLINSPYFKQTVIHQENGKDFTIKAKNLSDKNKYIKSVTLNGKAFENAFIEHSDIVAGGGVLEFEMAATPSKTWGTKQVPPSKSDQIIEE